A genomic region of Streptomyces sp. R33 contains the following coding sequences:
- a CDS encoding Hsp20/alpha crystallin family protein, translating to MMLMRTDPFRELDRLTQQVLGTAARPAAMSMDAFREGDAFVVELDLPGVDPESIDLDVEQNVLTIKAERRTTASAENSDVLIAERPSGTFTRQLFLGETLDADHIEASYEAGVLRLSIPVAEEEKPRKIQVRAADGSRKEINA from the coding sequence ATGATGCTCATGCGGACCGATCCTTTCCGGGAACTGGACCGGCTGACACAGCAGGTTCTGGGCACCGCGGCCCGGCCAGCGGCCATGTCCATGGACGCCTTCCGCGAGGGTGATGCCTTCGTCGTCGAGCTCGACCTGCCCGGTGTCGACCCCGAGTCCATCGACCTGGATGTCGAACAGAACGTCCTCACCATCAAGGCGGAGCGGCGAACCACCGCCTCCGCAGAGAACAGCGACGTGCTGATCGCGGAGCGCCCCTCCGGGACCTTCACCCGCCAGCTGTTCCTCGGCGAGACGCTGGACGCCGACCACATCGAGGCCTCCTACGAGGCCGGCGTACTGCGGCTGAGCATCCCCGTCGCCGAGGAGGAGAAGCCTCGGAAGATCCAGGTCAGGGCCGCAGACGGCTCGCGCAAGGAGATCAACGCCTGA
- a CDS encoding SpoIIE family protein phosphatase, producing MVSCVPRPYPRRARDPRFAPLPLPSPRRATSAAGCQPGATAVQRYEHCAGDWHPLEPPARWSSAGHPPPVIVLPHGTADFVAVDTGPPLGVGGVAFEAAAFPVPRAVVKSLLPDVPGDDLALLAARTRALTASHVASWTVPGEPSAVPLRKR from the coding sequence GTGGTGTCCTGCGTCCCACGTCCGTATCCCCGCCGTGCCAGGGATCCCCGTTTCGCTCCCCTACCTCTACCTTCCCCCCGGCGGGCGACCAGCGCAGCGGGTTGTCAGCCAGGGGCCACAGCCGTGCAACGGTACGAGCATTGCGCCGGAGACTGGCATCCACTCGAGCCGCCCGCCAGGTGGTCCAGCGCCGGCCACCCGCCGCCGGTCATCGTGTTGCCGCACGGCACGGCCGACTTCGTTGCTGTGGATACGGGCCCACCGCTGGGCGTGGGAGGCGTGGCCTTCGAGGCCGCCGCCTTCCCTGTGCCCCGGGCAGTCGTCAAGTCGCTACTGCCGGACGTCCCAGGCGACGACCTGGCACTCCTGGCAGCCCGGACCCGCGCGCTCACGGCCTCCCACGTGGCGTCCTGGACGGTGCCCGGCGAGCCGTCGGCCGTACCCCTTCGCAAGCGATAG
- a CDS encoding lipase maturation factor family protein: MEWFADGDYWLSRLVFQRGLAVLYFIAFLSTANQFRALIGERGLLPVPRFVASVPFRRSPSIFQLHYSDRFFALTAWTGTVLSVALAVGAADRVPLWASMLMWAVPWVLYLSVVNVGQTWFGFMWESLLLEAGFLAIFLGNEDVPPPVLVLFLLRWLLFRLEFGAGLIKLRHDPCWRDLTCLYYHHETQPMPGPLTWYFHRLPRPLHRVEVAASHVAQLVAPVMLFAPQPIASVVAGFIVVTQLWLVASGNFAWLNWLTILLAVTAIDGVRAADVLGLPQPPSFAAPPTWYEITVLAVAGLMVLLSYWPVRNLLSRHQVMNYSFNPFHLMNTYGAFGTIGRTRYEVVLEGTDEPEITDDTVWRAYGFKGKPGDVRRMPPQVAPYHLRLDWMMWFAAISPAYAGPWFTAFLVKLLDNDPTVLKLLRHNPFPSSPPTFLRARLYRYRFTDRHELRQTHAWWHRTLVGEYVPPVAKAD; the protein is encoded by the coding sequence GTGGAGTGGTTCGCGGACGGTGATTACTGGCTGAGCAGACTCGTGTTCCAGCGAGGTCTGGCCGTGCTCTATTTCATCGCCTTCCTGAGCACCGCCAATCAATTCCGGGCGCTCATCGGTGAGCGCGGTTTGCTGCCGGTCCCTCGTTTCGTCGCGTCCGTTCCCTTCCGGAGGTCGCCCAGCATCTTCCAGCTCCACTACTCCGACCGCTTCTTCGCGCTCACCGCCTGGACGGGCACGGTGCTCTCCGTGGCCCTCGCCGTGGGCGCGGCCGACCGGGTACCGCTGTGGGCGTCGATGCTGATGTGGGCAGTGCCGTGGGTTCTCTACCTCTCCGTCGTCAACGTCGGTCAGACGTGGTTCGGCTTCATGTGGGAGTCGCTGCTGCTCGAAGCGGGCTTCCTGGCGATCTTCCTCGGGAACGAGGATGTACCGCCCCCGGTCCTGGTGCTGTTCCTCCTGCGCTGGCTCCTGTTCCGACTGGAGTTCGGCGCCGGACTGATCAAGCTGCGTCACGACCCGTGCTGGCGCGACCTGACCTGCCTGTACTACCACCACGAGACCCAGCCGATGCCCGGCCCCTTGACCTGGTACTTCCACCGCCTGCCGCGGCCGCTGCACCGGGTCGAGGTCGCGGCCAGCCACGTGGCGCAGCTCGTCGCTCCGGTGATGCTGTTCGCGCCACAGCCGATCGCGAGCGTGGTCGCCGGCTTCATCGTCGTCACACAGCTCTGGCTCGTGGCGTCGGGAAACTTCGCGTGGCTCAACTGGCTGACCATCCTGCTCGCCGTGACCGCGATCGACGGCGTACGGGCCGCAGACGTGCTGGGCCTGCCCCAACCGCCCTCCTTTGCCGCCCCGCCGACCTGGTACGAGATCACGGTGCTCGCCGTCGCCGGGCTCATGGTGCTGCTCAGCTACTGGCCGGTGCGCAACCTGCTCTCCCGCCACCAGGTGATGAACTACTCCTTCAACCCCTTCCACCTGATGAACACCTACGGAGCCTTCGGCACCATCGGGCGCACGCGCTACGAGGTGGTGCTCGAAGGCACCGACGAACCGGAGATCACCGACGACACGGTGTGGCGGGCATACGGATTCAAGGGCAAACCCGGTGACGTACGCCGAATGCCCCCACAGGTGGCCCCCTACCACCTGCGGCTCGACTGGATGATGTGGTTCGCGGCCATCTCACCCGCTTACGCCGGGCCCTGGTTCACGGCCTTCCTCGTCAAGCTGCTCGACAACGACCCCACCGTCCTCAAGCTGCTGCGCCACAATCCCTTCCCGTCCTCCCCGCCCACATTCCTGCGCGCCCGTCTCTACCGCTACCGCTTCACCGACCGCCACGAACTGCGGCAGACCCACGCCTGGTGGCACCGCACCTTGGTGGGGGAATACGTCCCTCCCGTCGCCAAGGCGGACTGA